A stretch of Carnobacterium iners DNA encodes these proteins:
- a CDS encoding DUF5590 domain-containing protein: protein MKKGLISLLVIVLGVIIFSIFIYMKSRQPFMQARDEAINIAKESTDLVTVEKFYWYNNKKSYFSVSGMNEKEEPIIVIVEQDGGKVVVLNPGEFISESVAKKIATTELKPKQILETRIGLEEGVPVWEVTYEQDNGKLGYYILSAKEGNWLKDIKNI, encoded by the coding sequence ATGAAAAAAGGCCTAATTAGTCTCTTGGTGATTGTACTAGGAGTGATTATCTTTTCTATTTTTATTTATATGAAAAGTAGACAACCTTTTATGCAAGCTAGAGACGAAGCAATAAACATTGCTAAAGAAAGCACTGATTTAGTAACGGTAGAAAAATTTTACTGGTACAACAATAAAAAATCTTATTTTAGTGTTTCTGGTATGAATGAAAAAGAAGAACCTATTATCGTAATCGTTGAACAGGATGGCGGAAAAGTCGTTGTTCTAAATCCGGGTGAATTTATTAGTGAAAGTGTCGCTAAGAAAATAGCCACAACAGAACTAAAACCTAAACAGATATTAGAAACTCGTATTGGCTTGGAAGAAGGGGTGCCCGTTTGGGAAGTAACGTATGAGCAAGATAATGGAAAGTTAGGTTATTATATATTATCTGCTAAAGAAGGCAACTGGCTTAAAGACATTAAAAATATTTAA
- the asnS gene encoding asparagine--tRNA ligase, whose amino-acid sequence MKKISIIESKDNVGKEVTIGAWVANKRSSGKIAFLQLRDGSAFFQGIVVKSEVGEEVFQLAKGLNQETSILITGTIQEDSRSKFGYEIVVKNLEVIGESHDYPITPKEHGTEFLMDHRHLWLRSTRQHAIMQIRNEIILATYKFFNQEGFIKIDPPILTANAAEDSTELFHTEYFDEEAFLSQSGQLYMEAAAMAFGKVFSFGPTFRAEKSKTRRHLIEFWMMEPEMAFMDHEQSLEVQEKYIAYIIQSVLDNCDHSLGVLGRDREVLENYTKLPFPRIFYDDAIVLLNKNGFDEIKWGDDFGSPHETFIAEQFDKPVFILNYPKAIKAFYMKPHPDRDDVVLCADLIAPEGYGEIIGGSEREVDFEALTERIEEFGLTQEDYAWYLDLRKYGSVPHSGFGLGLERAVTWICGTEHIRESIPFPRLLNRIYP is encoded by the coding sequence GTGAAAAAAATTTCAATTATAGAATCTAAAGATAATGTAGGAAAAGAAGTCACGATAGGTGCTTGGGTAGCGAATAAGCGTTCAAGTGGAAAAATAGCTTTTTTACAATTACGCGATGGTTCAGCTTTTTTCCAAGGAATTGTAGTGAAAAGTGAAGTTGGAGAAGAAGTCTTTCAATTAGCGAAAGGTTTAAATCAAGAAACGTCTATTTTAATTACTGGTACGATACAAGAAGATAGTCGTTCAAAATTTGGCTATGAAATTGTTGTTAAAAACCTTGAAGTGATTGGTGAAAGCCATGACTATCCTATTACACCAAAAGAGCATGGAACAGAATTTTTGATGGATCATCGTCACTTATGGTTACGTTCAACTAGACAACATGCCATTATGCAAATTCGTAATGAAATTATCTTAGCGACCTATAAATTCTTCAATCAAGAAGGATTTATTAAGATTGATCCACCTATTTTAACAGCCAATGCAGCGGAAGATTCAACAGAGTTATTTCATACAGAATATTTTGATGAAGAAGCTTTTTTATCGCAAAGTGGCCAATTGTATATGGAAGCCGCAGCAATGGCTTTTGGAAAAGTATTTTCGTTCGGGCCAACTTTTCGTGCAGAAAAATCTAAAACACGTCGTCATTTAATTGAGTTTTGGATGATGGAGCCTGAGATGGCTTTTATGGACCACGAGCAAAGTCTAGAAGTTCAAGAAAAATATATTGCTTATATCATTCAAAGTGTCTTAGATAATTGTGATCATTCGCTGGGTGTCTTAGGACGCGATAGAGAAGTCTTAGAAAATTATACTAAATTGCCATTCCCAAGAATTTTTTACGATGATGCGATAGTGTTATTAAATAAAAATGGTTTTGATGAGATTAAATGGGGCGATGATTTTGGTTCACCTCATGAAACGTTTATTGCTGAGCAATTTGATAAGCCAGTCTTCATATTAAACTATCCTAAAGCCATTAAAGCCTTCTATATGAAACCTCACCCAGATCGCGATGATGTGGTCTTGTGTGCTGATTTAATTGCTCCTGAAGGCTATGGAGAGATTATCGGAGGCAGTGAGCGTGAAGTTGATTTTGAAGCCTTAACCGAACGTATAGAAGAATTTGGGTTGACCCAAGAAGACTATGCTTGGTATTTAGATTTACGTAAATACGGTTCCGTTCCACATTCTGGTTTTGGACTAGGATTAGAAAGAGCTGTAACTTGGATCTGCGGCACAGAACATATCCGCGAATCTATTCCATTCCCACGTTTATTAAACCGTATTTACCCATAA
- a CDS encoding DnaD domain-containing protein gives MDNQLLKEWLAAGNTTISNILLKKYRDIGLTNEQLVLLLQLKSFIDSGIFFPDTEEIAKRMGVSSADIFQGIHDLIQKNVLTIETEKNAEGKTNDQYSLSLLWDKLALLLVQTHKKIQSEEKELDEKELFQRFESEFGRALSPIEIQTIGMWLDDDHYSAELIEMALREAVLSQVYNLKYVDRILLNWERKNIRSKAQVEKEAQSRRQVNKPETKRQTEKKPTMKVPLHNWLNDSN, from the coding sequence ATGGATAATCAACTTTTAAAAGAATGGTTAGCAGCTGGTAATACAACTATTTCAAACATTCTTTTAAAAAAATACAGAGATATTGGTTTAACTAATGAACAATTAGTTTTATTATTGCAATTAAAATCATTTATAGATAGTGGAATATTTTTTCCTGATACAGAAGAAATTGCCAAACGAATGGGTGTTTCATCTGCAGATATTTTTCAAGGTATCCATGATTTAATCCAAAAAAATGTGCTAACCATTGAAACCGAAAAAAATGCTGAAGGAAAAACGAATGATCAATATAGTCTTTCTTTGCTTTGGGATAAACTAGCTTTATTATTAGTGCAAACGCATAAAAAAATTCAAAGCGAAGAAAAAGAACTAGATGAAAAAGAGTTGTTTCAACGTTTTGAATCTGAATTCGGTCGAGCTCTCTCACCAATTGAAATTCAAACGATAGGAATGTGGTTAGACGATGATCACTATTCTGCTGAGTTAATCGAAATGGCTTTACGAGAAGCCGTCTTGAGCCAAGTTTATAATTTAAAATACGTTGATCGAATATTATTAAACTGGGAACGCAAGAATATTCGTTCCAAAGCTCAAGTAGAAAAAGAAGCACAAAGTCGTAGGCAAGTGAATAAACCAGAAACCAAACGTCAAACGGAAAAGAAACCGACGATGAAAGTGCCGCTCCACAATTGGCTAAATGATTCAAACTAA
- the nth gene encoding endonuclease III, producing MLSKKKTIECIEAMGELFPDAECELVSDNAFELLISVMLSAQTTDISVNKITPLLFATYPTPEAFVKASIEDIMDKIKTIGLYRNKSKYIKGCCEKLVEEFNSEVPHTRKELESLPGIGRKSANVVLSVAFGVPAIAVDTHVERVSKRLGICSMNASVREVEEVLMKKLPSEMWSIAHHRLIFFGRYQCTARNHDHTICLKLLGLN from the coding sequence TTGCTAAGTAAAAAGAAAACAATTGAGTGTATTGAAGCGATGGGAGAGCTTTTTCCAGATGCAGAATGTGAGCTAGTAAGCGATAATGCATTTGAATTGTTGATATCTGTTATGTTGAGTGCACAAACAACTGATATTTCGGTTAATAAAATTACGCCACTATTATTTGCTACTTATCCAACTCCAGAGGCCTTTGTGAAAGCATCTATTGAGGATATTATGGATAAAATAAAAACAATTGGTTTATACCGAAATAAATCAAAATATATTAAAGGTTGTTGTGAAAAATTGGTTGAAGAGTTCAATAGTGAGGTTCCTCATACAAGAAAAGAACTAGAATCTCTTCCTGGAATTGGTAGAAAATCTGCTAATGTTGTATTAAGTGTTGCCTTTGGTGTTCCGGCAATAGCAGTTGATACACACGTAGAACGAGTAAGTAAACGATTGGGTATTTGCTCTATGAACGCCTCTGTTCGTGAAGTAGAAGAAGTATTAATGAAAAAGTTACCCTCAGAAATGTGGAGTATTGCTCATCATCGTCTTATTTTTTTTGGTCGCTACCAATGTACGGCTAGAAATCACGATCACACGATTTGTTTAAAATTATTAGGTTTAAATTAA
- a CDS encoding transglycosylase domain-containing protein translates to MSEKKENMSRVSKKQSEQKKSSKPTKNKKQVSKITFKKILWIALALVAAIFIGSAGLFVYYVSSAPDLTEKDITGSISSDILDDKGNVIYTLGGQKREIATEDQIPQVLKDAIISIEDQRFYEHNGIDPIRIAGAALANITGGFGSQGGSTITQQLIKLSVFSTNKADQTLKRKAQEAWLALKLERDYSKEQILTFYINKVYMSDNNYGISTASNYYYGKELNEITLPEAAMLAGLPQLPNAYNPKTNPEQAKKRRDLVLDMMVENNKLSAEEAQKTKVVPVEENLVSLTEEQSNDLVFDSYLKEVILEVEEQTKLNPHTAGLTIQTNLDMDAQKRLFDILNSDEYVNFPDQNLQAAVSMVDAKTGQLKAIGGGRNQEVRMGTNRAADMNRSIGSAMKPLSVYGPAIEYLNYSTYQQVVDEPYEYKSGGSLYNYDRKYLGPITMRKAVIDSRNPPAAKTLQEVGYADSTSFLKNLGIDPTKWNNNTGLVESNAIGGEVTPIELSAAYAAFSNGGIYTKPYTVSKVTLQDGEEIDLTPKSKQSMKDSTAYMITDILKDTVNSGSNQNLVPIQGVPQAGKTGTTNYTDEEKVKYNIPNDGVPDSWFNGYSSNYSIAVWVGYDKKFEDGNWLSTSSQQLPRKIYRSLMSYVSQSVENTDWKKPSSVVEVAVEDGSNPVKLPGPNTPIEKIVNELFIKGTQPTAISAAFGEELKAPSGLTAKYNKEKDEITVKWDKYDTANKKETVNYLLTIAGQTVETKNLSYIVQKPTEGEIEITLAVKIKDQVSSKIAVTITVPSKEEEKDSSSKDSSSESSEESSEESSIELSKPESSSESQVESEIQSSVESSSALQSSKKPAANSAN, encoded by the coding sequence ATGTCAGAGAAAAAAGAAAATATGTCACGAGTCTCTAAAAAACAATCTGAACAGAAAAAGAGCTCTAAACCAACGAAAAATAAAAAACAGGTTTCTAAGATTACATTTAAAAAAATTCTGTGGATTGCTTTAGCTCTTGTAGCAGCTATTTTCATAGGGAGTGCTGGTTTATTTGTTTATTACGTTAGTTCAGCACCAGATTTAACTGAAAAGGATATTACCGGTTCAATTTCATCTGATATTTTAGATGATAAAGGAAATGTTATTTATACTCTGGGAGGACAAAAGCGTGAAATTGCTACGGAAGATCAAATTCCACAAGTTTTAAAAGATGCGATTATTTCTATTGAAGACCAACGATTTTACGAACACAATGGAATTGACCCGATTCGTATTGCTGGTGCTGCACTAGCTAACATAACCGGTGGTTTTGGTTCCCAAGGTGGAAGTACAATCACACAGCAACTCATTAAGTTATCCGTTTTTTCTACAAACAAAGCCGATCAGACTTTGAAAAGAAAGGCTCAAGAAGCCTGGTTAGCATTAAAATTAGAGCGTGACTATTCCAAAGAACAGATTCTTACCTTCTATATTAACAAAGTCTATATGTCTGATAATAACTACGGGATAAGTACGGCTAGTAACTATTATTATGGTAAAGAACTAAATGAAATAACTTTACCAGAAGCAGCAATGCTAGCTGGATTACCACAATTGCCTAACGCTTATAATCCTAAAACAAATCCCGAACAAGCTAAAAAAAGACGAGATTTAGTATTAGATATGATGGTAGAAAACAATAAGTTATCTGCTGAAGAAGCACAAAAAACAAAAGTAGTTCCTGTCGAAGAAAACCTTGTTAGTCTTACTGAAGAACAATCGAATGATTTGGTTTTTGATTCTTATTTAAAAGAAGTTATTTTAGAAGTTGAAGAACAAACTAAATTAAATCCTCATACAGCGGGTTTAACAATTCAAACTAATTTGGATATGGATGCACAAAAAAGATTGTTTGATATTCTAAACTCAGATGAATACGTCAATTTTCCAGATCAAAATCTACAAGCTGCCGTATCCATGGTTGATGCTAAAACCGGACAATTAAAAGCAATTGGTGGCGGACGAAATCAGGAAGTAAGAATGGGTACGAATCGTGCTGCAGATATGAATAGAAGTATTGGTTCCGCAATGAAACCTCTTTCTGTTTATGGTCCAGCAATAGAATATTTGAACTATTCCACCTATCAACAAGTCGTTGATGAGCCGTATGAGTATAAAAGTGGTGGCTCTCTTTACAACTATGATAGAAAATATCTAGGCCCAATTACTATGCGAAAAGCTGTTATTGATTCGCGTAACCCTCCAGCTGCTAAGACCCTTCAAGAAGTAGGTTATGCTGATTCGACTTCTTTCTTAAAGAATCTAGGTATTGATCCAACTAAATGGAATAATAATACTGGTTTAGTTGAATCTAATGCAATTGGTGGAGAAGTTACGCCAATTGAACTTTCAGCTGCTTATGCTGCTTTTTCAAATGGGGGAATATACACTAAACCCTATACGGTTTCAAAAGTCACCCTTCAAGATGGTGAAGAAATTGATTTAACTCCGAAATCAAAGCAATCTATGAAAGATTCAACCGCATATATGATTACAGACATTTTAAAAGATACAGTTAATTCTGGTTCGAACCAAAACTTGGTACCCATTCAAGGTGTACCACAAGCTGGAAAAACTGGAACAACAAACTATACTGATGAAGAAAAAGTAAAATACAATATCCCAAATGATGGTGTTCCAGATTCTTGGTTTAACGGTTATTCAAGCAATTACTCTATCGCAGTTTGGGTAGGATACGATAAAAAGTTTGAAGATGGAAATTGGTTAAGTACTAGTTCTCAACAACTGCCAAGAAAAATTTATCGCTCATTAATGTCTTATGTTTCTCAATCTGTTGAGAATACGGACTGGAAAAAACCTTCTTCAGTTGTTGAGGTTGCGGTAGAAGATGGATCAAATCCAGTAAAACTTCCAGGACCAAATACGCCTATTGAAAAAATTGTTAACGAGTTATTTATTAAAGGAACACAACCAACCGCTATCTCAGCTGCTTTTGGTGAAGAATTAAAGGCCCCAAGTGGCTTAACAGCAAAATACAATAAAGAAAAAGATGAAATTACGGTTAAATGGGATAAATATGACACTGCTAATAAAAAAGAGACTGTTAATTATCTATTGACGATTGCTGGTCAAACAGTTGAGACAAAAAACTTATCTTATATCGTTCAAAAACCTACTGAAGGAGAAATCGAAATAACCTTAGCTGTTAAAATCAAAGATCAAGTTAGTTCAAAAATTGCGGTAACTATCACTGTTCCTTCAAAAGAGGAAGAAAAAGATAGTAGTTCTAAAGATAGTTCGTCAGAAAGTTCAGAAGAGAGTTCAGAAGAAAGTTCTATAGAACTTTCTAAACCAGAAAGTAGCTCAGAAAGTCAGGTCGAATCGGAGATTCAAAGCAGTGTAGAAAGTAGTTCTGCGCTCCAATCTTCGAAAAAACCAGCAGCTAATTCTGCTAATTGA
- the recU gene encoding Holliday junction resolvase RecU, with protein sequence MIIRYPNGTSYSHDAEKNSKKQSKKKEISFSKRGMTLEEEINESNAYYLALSKAVIHKKPTPVQIVKVDYPRRSAAVIKEAYFRQASTTDYNGVYNRFYLDFEAKETKNKLSFPLKNFHQHQISHMQDCLKQSGICFVILRFSSSNRLFILEASHLITYWEKQKKNGRKSIPLKDLEKIGYEMYYGLSPRIPYLAIVDQLIAKDNE encoded by the coding sequence TTGATTATAAGGTACCCTAATGGCACGAGTTACTCTCATGATGCCGAAAAAAACAGTAAAAAGCAATCGAAAAAGAAAGAGATATCCTTTAGTAAAAGAGGGATGACTTTAGAAGAGGAAATAAATGAAAGTAACGCGTATTACCTAGCCCTTAGCAAGGCTGTTATTCACAAAAAGCCGACTCCTGTGCAGATTGTTAAGGTTGATTACCCTAGAAGAAGCGCGGCGGTTATAAAAGAGGCCTATTTTCGTCAAGCGTCTACTACAGACTATAATGGTGTTTATAATCGCTTTTATTTGGATTTTGAAGCGAAAGAAACAAAAAACAAATTGTCTTTTCCTTTGAAAAATTTTCATCAACATCAGATTTCACATATGCAAGATTGCCTCAAGCAGTCAGGTATTTGTTTTGTGATTTTACGCTTTTCATCTAGCAATAGACTCTTTATTTTAGAAGCAAGTCATTTAATTACCTATTGGGAAAAACAAAAAAAAAATGGTCGAAAATCCATCCCTCTAAAAGACCTTGAAAAAATAGGTTACGAGATGTATTATGGGTTATCGCCACGAATTCCTTATCTAGCTATTGTTGATCAATTGATTGCTAAAGATAATGAATGA
- a CDS encoding DUF1273 domain-containing protein has product MAINLLVSGYRSFELGIFKDDDPKVAIIKKCLKEEIKAYIEEGVQWVLTTGQFGVEQWTIEVVEELKIDYPEVKQGIIFPFTEFGSNWNEKNQMALIQLKKTVDFTDSVSHQPYKDPSQLKNHQSFLLQKTQAALLVYDPENEGKTKWIYQAILKKQRAGEYDCRLIDFDQLQNTAIEE; this is encoded by the coding sequence GTGGCAATAAATTTATTAGTTAGCGGCTATCGATCGTTTGAATTAGGTATATTTAAAGACGATGATCCAAAGGTGGCAATTATAAAAAAATGTTTAAAAGAAGAAATCAAAGCTTATATTGAAGAAGGCGTTCAGTGGGTACTAACTACTGGACAATTTGGTGTCGAACAATGGACGATTGAAGTTGTTGAAGAATTAAAAATAGATTATCCGGAAGTAAAACAAGGCATCATCTTTCCTTTTACTGAATTTGGCTCAAATTGGAATGAAAAAAATCAAATGGCCTTGATACAATTAAAAAAAACAGTCGACTTTACAGATTCTGTTTCCCACCAACCTTATAAAGATCCAAGTCAATTAAAAAATCATCAATCTTTTTTGCTTCAAAAAACTCAAGCAGCGTTACTGGTTTATGATCCAGAGAATGAAGGGAAAACAAAATGGATCTATCAAGCTATTTTAAAAAAACAAAGGGCGGGTGAGTACGATTGTCGCTTAATTGATTTTGATCAACTGCAAAATACAGCTATAGAGGAATAA
- the gpsB gene encoding cell division regulator GpsB: MADKILTTKDILQKEFKTGLRGYNPTQVDEYLDDVIRDYELYNKELTQLKAENERLLSKVDELTKQATLTKPTYSAQPSNTVTNFDILKRLSNLERHVFGSKLDEHDEDN, from the coding sequence ATGGCAGATAAAATATTGACAACTAAAGATATTTTGCAAAAAGAATTCAAAACGGGTCTGCGAGGATATAACCCTACGCAAGTAGATGAGTATTTAGATGATGTGATTCGTGATTATGAATTATATAATAAAGAGCTTACGCAGTTAAAAGCTGAAAATGAACGGTTACTAAGTAAAGTAGACGAACTAACCAAACAAGCTACTTTAACTAAACCCACTTATTCAGCACAACCAAGTAACACCGTAACAAATTTTGATATCTTAAAACGTTTGTCTAATCTAGAAAGACATGTTTTTGGTTCGAAACTAGACGAACATGATGAAGATAATTAA
- a CDS encoding THUMP domain-containing class I SAM-dependent RNA methyltransferase, whose product MKQFKLVATAASGIEALVGKELRTMGYECEVENGKVFFNGTEEDIAKTNVWLRTADRVKIIVGEFEAVEFDELFEKTKALPWEDLLPMDANFPVAGKSIKSTLYSVSDCQALVKKAIVDRLSAVYHRKTRLPETGSLYQLEVALLKDKVTLTLDTTGSSLFKRGYRIAKGGAPLKENMAAALVSLTTWRKDRPFYDPVCGSGTIPIEAALIGRNIAPGISRGFAFEDWEWFNTAVINTVRSEARAAIDHEVVLDIMGSDIDAKMIEIAKQNAIEAGVGDSIIFKQMQLKDFTTEKEYGVILANPPYGERLGEEEEIQALYKQMGQVYRPLKTWSKYIITSDLTFESIYGERATKKRKLYNGALRTDLFQYWGTRPKRVPRN is encoded by the coding sequence ATGAAGCAATTTAAACTGGTTGCAACTGCCGCTAGCGGTATAGAAGCATTAGTTGGAAAAGAATTACGCACGATGGGTTACGAGTGTGAAGTAGAAAATGGGAAAGTGTTTTTCAATGGAACAGAAGAAGATATTGCGAAAACAAATGTTTGGTTAAGAACTGCTGACCGGGTTAAGATTATCGTTGGTGAATTTGAAGCTGTTGAGTTCGATGAATTATTTGAAAAAACAAAGGCTTTGCCATGGGAAGATTTACTGCCAATGGATGCTAACTTTCCTGTCGCAGGAAAATCAATCAAGTCAACATTATATAGTGTATCTGACTGTCAGGCATTAGTAAAAAAAGCTATTGTAGATCGCTTAAGTGCGGTTTATCATCGAAAAACAAGATTGCCTGAAACAGGATCATTGTATCAACTAGAAGTTGCTTTGCTAAAAGATAAAGTTACATTAACTCTAGATACAACTGGATCAAGTTTATTTAAACGTGGATACCGAATCGCAAAAGGTGGCGCACCTTTGAAAGAAAATATGGCTGCCGCGTTGGTTTCTTTAACAACTTGGCGCAAAGATCGTCCGTTTTACGATCCAGTGTGTGGTTCTGGGACAATTCCTATTGAAGCAGCATTAATTGGGCGAAACATTGCACCTGGAATTAGTAGAGGCTTTGCATTTGAAGATTGGGAATGGTTCAATACAGCAGTTATTAACACTGTTCGTTCTGAAGCTAGAGCCGCAATTGATCATGAGGTTGTACTAGATATTATGGGATCAGATATTGATGCTAAAATGATTGAAATAGCTAAACAAAATGCTATCGAAGCCGGTGTTGGCGATAGTATTATTTTTAAACAAATGCAATTAAAAGATTTCACTACTGAAAAAGAGTATGGTGTTATTTTAGCTAATCCTCCTTATGGTGAACGACTAGGTGAGGAAGAGGAAATACAAGCACTTTATAAGCAAATGGGGCAAGTGTACCGTCCATTAAAAACTTGGAGTAAATACATTATAACAAGTGATTTAACGTTCGAATCTATTTACGGAGAACGAGCAACTAAAAAGCGTAAACTATACAATGGTGCGCTAAGAACGGATTTATTCCAATATTGGGGAACGCGCCCGAAACGTGTACCACGTAACTAA
- a CDS encoding ribonuclease HI family protein — protein sequence MLRMYTDASTKSNPGPSGAGVIIIGNGIHIQLSFPLEKEMSNHQAEFDAVLSGLGYLIANQLTHHELVIYSDSKIVVSAIERNYVKNTLFNEYLSAIHRQLELFPSFIIQWISENQNKEADHFARQALHKRLKKWSFYQKNEED from the coding sequence ATGTTAAGAATGTATACAGACGCTTCAACTAAATCAAATCCCGGGCCAAGTGGAGCCGGTGTTATCATTATTGGTAATGGAATTCATATCCAATTATCCTTTCCACTAGAAAAAGAGATGAGCAATCACCAAGCAGAATTTGATGCTGTTTTATCTGGTTTAGGCTATTTAATTGCTAACCAATTAACGCATCATGAATTAGTTATCTATTCAGACAGTAAAATCGTCGTTTCTGCTATTGAACGTAACTATGTAAAAAATACCCTTTTTAATGAGTATCTGTCTGCTATTCATAGACAACTGGAACTTTTTCCATCTTTTATTATTCAATGGATTTCAGAGAATCAAAATAAAGAAGCTGATCACTTCGCCCGCCAAGCTCTACATAAACGATTGAAAAAGTGGTCGTTCTATCAAAAAAACGAAGAAGATTAA
- a CDS encoding EbsA family protein produces the protein MNKVKTSKVRLSLEPAFQLIYWSICWLALFLSLIFFLEKQRLIFSFIGVFFWILFLYFGLGSALKMTKDTLSIRYFRGMKKKSYSISEVTQLFFSNHRLIELEIKTIKEPLIFYMNKKNKKKFVSLLQEHVPTFEVGKTLFLNKNERQPKE, from the coding sequence ATGAATAAAGTGAAAACGTCAAAAGTCCGGCTTTCTTTAGAACCGGCATTTCAATTAATTTATTGGTCAATTTGCTGGCTTGCTCTTTTTTTAAGCTTGATTTTTTTTTTAGAAAAGCAACGCCTTATTTTTAGTTTTATTGGAGTTTTTTTTTGGATTTTATTTTTGTATTTTGGATTGGGTTCCGCTCTAAAAATGACAAAAGACACTCTTTCTATTCGCTATTTTAGAGGAATGAAAAAGAAAAGCTATTCTATATCAGAGGTTACGCAGTTATTTTTTTCAAATCACCGTCTGATTGAGCTTGAAATAAAGACTATAAAAGAACCATTAATTTTTTATATGAATAAAAAAAATAAGAAGAAGTTCGTATCACTGCTTCAAGAACATGTGCCAACATTCGAAGTGGGAAAAACACTTTTTCTCAATAAAAATGAACGACAGCCTAAAGAGTAA
- a CDS encoding cold-shock protein — translation MEKGIVKWFSNEKGYGFIEYNDQDDVFIHFTGIEGDDVKTLSEGQSVSFRIVEGTRGPQATGVVVIESL, via the coding sequence ATGGAAAAAGGAATTGTGAAATGGTTTAGTAACGAAAAAGGCTACGGTTTTATTGAATACAATGATCAAGATGATGTTTTTATCCATTTTACAGGAATCGAAGGAGACGATGTTAAAACATTGTCTGAAGGTCAATCCGTTTCGTTTAGAATCGTTGAAGGAACAAGAGGTCCACAGGCTACCGGTGTTGTTGTTATTGAATCTCTTTAA
- a CDS encoding uracil-DNA glycosylase family protein, producing the protein METILSKSLIELVKKRSKDFPVEGFVLGVGPVKPCFLLLGEAPGEVESLNGIPFTGRAGKELMTFFDFLNVTREDVFITSTFRSRPFMEKEKTDKKTDEKIIRKYNRPPTKKEIIAHAPLLDSEIKTTDPPIILTMGNIGL; encoded by the coding sequence ATGGAAACTATTTTATCAAAGTCCTTAATAGAACTAGTGAAAAAAAGAAGTAAAGATTTTCCAGTCGAAGGCTTTGTCTTGGGAGTTGGCCCAGTGAAGCCATGTTTTTTATTGCTAGGTGAAGCACCTGGGGAAGTAGAATCACTTAATGGTATCCCATTCACTGGCCGAGCTGGAAAGGAATTAATGACATTTTTTGATTTTTTAAACGTTACTCGAGAAGACGTATTTATAACGAGCACCTTTAGAAGTCGTCCTTTTATGGAAAAGGAAAAAACAGATAAAAAAACTGACGAAAAAATTATCCGAAAATACAATCGACCACCAACTAAAAAAGAAATTATAGCTCACGCTCCATTACTAGATAGTGAAATTAAAACAACCGATCCGCCTATTATTTTAACGATGGGCAATATTGGTTTGTAA